A genomic segment from Desulfurispirillum indicum S5 encodes:
- the grpE gene encoding nucleotide exchange factor GrpE produces the protein MSEHNTNEASEQAQSPAEGATPDEGAALANLEKRVQEKEEQLLRLHAEFENFKKRNNKERHDAVRFANQQIIKDLLTMLDNLDLAISHIPAGDEAYKAIRDGVEMTRKQFANLLEKYGLQEVPTDGEFDPNHHEAVMQEASPDHENNHIVAVLQKGYLLHDRVVRPAMVKVCKK, from the coding sequence ATGTCCGAACACAACACAAACGAGGCATCAGAACAGGCTCAGTCGCCAGCTGAAGGAGCTACTCCCGACGAGGGTGCCGCGCTGGCCAATCTGGAGAAGCGGGTTCAGGAGAAAGAAGAGCAGCTGCTGCGTCTGCATGCCGAGTTTGAGAACTTCAAGAAGCGCAACAACAAGGAACGCCATGACGCCGTGCGCTTCGCTAACCAGCAGATCATCAAAGACCTGCTGACCATGCTGGATAACCTTGATCTGGCCATCTCGCACATTCCCGCTGGCGATGAAGCGTACAAGGCCATTCGCGATGGAGTGGAGATGACCCGCAAGCAGTTCGCCAATCTGCTGGAAAAGTACGGCCTGCAGGAAGTGCCCACCGATGGCGAGTTCGACCCCAACCATCACGAAGCTGTCATGCAGGAAGCATCGCCGGACCATGAGAACAACCATATAGTGGCAGTACTGCAGAAAGGCTACCTGCTCCACGATCGCGTGGTTCGCCCCGCCATGGTCAAGGTCTGCAAAAAGTAA
- the hrcA gene encoding heat-inducible transcriptional repressor HrcA, giving the protein MSVFDERSQVILQDIVRLYIDSQEPVGSRTLSRQSSIRLSASSIRNVMSDLEYMGFITQPHTSAGRIPTDSGYRFYVDTLITQKREQRKQQDYSNVSDSLSRKADDKSQLLQETSRVLSAMTGCMALVSAPRLSQLPIRQVSFLGLGGKRLLVVLVTESGMVQNAVITTEAELRADDLEKINRFVNEHLVGISLQEAQRKLRVILEREMRQFRSLMEKLSVHTQSSDQQVYMEGLLRMLDGRRVEDIQKIQDLVKGFEEKKMIFDVIDHSLKAQGIKIFIGAENPVEDMSDYSVVVRNYGSDEQAPLGAIGVIGPKSMNYQHVIDIVDITASCLDDLMKS; this is encoded by the coding sequence ATGAGTGTATTTGATGAAAGAAGCCAGGTGATCTTGCAGGACATCGTGCGCCTCTACATCGACTCCCAGGAGCCGGTGGGATCACGTACGCTCTCGCGTCAGTCCTCCATCAGGCTCAGTGCCTCCTCCATTCGCAATGTCATGAGCGATCTGGAGTACATGGGCTTTATCACCCAGCCCCATACGTCGGCGGGACGGATTCCCACGGACAGTGGGTACCGTTTTTATGTGGATACACTCATCACCCAAAAGCGTGAGCAGCGCAAACAGCAGGACTACAGTAATGTATCCGATTCCCTCAGCCGCAAGGCCGACGACAAGAGCCAGCTGCTGCAGGAGACTTCCCGCGTCCTGTCGGCCATGACCGGTTGCATGGCCCTTGTGAGTGCGCCACGGCTGTCGCAGCTGCCGATCCGTCAGGTCAGTTTTCTGGGGCTGGGAGGCAAACGCCTGCTGGTGGTCCTGGTGACGGAGTCCGGCATGGTGCAGAACGCGGTGATTACCACCGAAGCAGAGTTGCGGGCCGATGATCTGGAAAAGATCAATCGCTTTGTCAATGAGCACCTGGTGGGAATATCCCTGCAGGAAGCCCAGCGCAAGCTGCGGGTGATCCTGGAGCGGGAGATGCGCCAGTTTCGCAGCCTGATGGAAAAGCTGAGTGTCCACACCCAGAGCAGTGATCAGCAGGTGTATATGGAAGGTCTGCTGCGCATGCTGGATGGCCGCAGGGTGGAGGATATCCAGAAAATCCAGGATCTGGTGAAGGGTTTTGAAGAGAAGAAGATGATCTTCGACGTCATTGATCACAGCCTGAAGGCCCAGGGTATCAAGATCTTCATTGGTGCGGAAAATCCGGTGGAGGACATGAGCGATTATTCAGTGGTCGTGCGCAATTACGGCAGCGATGAACAGGCTCCGCTGGGGGCTATCGGCGTTATTGGTCCCAAGTCCATGAACTATCAGCACGTGATTGATATCGTGGACATAACCGCGTCCTGCCTGGACGACCTGATGAAGTCGTGA
- a CDS encoding O-acetylhomoserine aminocarboxypropyltransferase/cysteine synthase family protein, with amino-acid sequence MKHIESQLLHGGYRPDHTGACIAPLYQTAAYEFKSPEHAANLFDLKEFGFIYSRINNPTQEVLEKRVAAVSKGTAALALSSGMSAIMLSILNIARCGQNIVSTSCLYGGTYNLFRHTFARMGIEVRFVDSSNPENYRRAADENTRAFYMESIGNPGNNVDDMDAIAAIAHELGLPLIVDNTVSPIIFQPFDHGADIAVYSTTKYMSGNGSSIGGVIVEKGDFPWNNGRFAEFTEPDPSYHGVQYWSAFGDHDQAAARGMAFCIKARVQLLRDMGCAIAPFNAFLTMEGMESLPLRMEKHTDNALKVARFLENHPAVNWVNYPGLPSHRDHQRAQAYLDGRCGGVIGFGIKGGLEAGKRFLEKVQMIIHLVNIGDARTVVSHPASTTHRQMTTEERRAAGISDDYIRLSIGIENVDDIIADIEQALQ; translated from the coding sequence ATGAAGCACATCGAAAGCCAGCTCCTGCACGGCGGCTACCGCCCCGACCACACCGGCGCCTGCATCGCCCCTCTTTACCAGACGGCCGCCTATGAGTTCAAAAGCCCCGAACACGCCGCTAACCTCTTCGACCTCAAGGAATTCGGTTTCATCTATTCCCGCATCAACAATCCCACCCAGGAAGTGCTGGAAAAGCGCGTGGCTGCCGTATCCAAAGGCACTGCCGCCCTGGCCCTTTCCTCGGGCATGTCGGCCATCATGCTCAGCATCCTCAATATCGCCCGCTGCGGCCAGAACATCGTATCCACCTCCTGCCTCTACGGCGGCACCTACAATCTCTTCCGCCATACCTTTGCCCGCATGGGCATCGAGGTGCGCTTTGTGGACTCCTCGAACCCCGAGAACTACCGCCGCGCCGCCGACGAAAACACCCGCGCCTTCTACATGGAGTCCATCGGCAACCCCGGCAACAACGTGGACGACATGGACGCCATTGCCGCCATCGCCCACGAGCTGGGCCTGCCCCTGATCGTGGACAATACTGTCTCCCCCATCATCTTCCAGCCCTTTGACCACGGCGCCGACATCGCCGTCTACTCAACCACCAAATACATGAGTGGCAACGGCTCCAGCATCGGTGGCGTTATCGTGGAAAAGGGTGACTTCCCCTGGAACAACGGCAGATTCGCCGAATTCACCGAGCCCGACCCCTCCTACCATGGCGTTCAGTACTGGAGTGCCTTCGGCGATCACGACCAGGCTGCCGCTCGCGGCATGGCCTTCTGCATCAAGGCTCGGGTACAGCTGCTGCGTGACATGGGCTGTGCCATCGCCCCCTTCAACGCCTTTCTGACCATGGAGGGTATGGAAAGCCTGCCCCTGCGCATGGAAAAGCATACCGACAACGCCCTGAAGGTGGCCCGCTTCCTGGAAAACCACCCCGCCGTCAACTGGGTCAACTATCCCGGCCTGCCCTCCCACCGCGACCACCAGCGCGCCCAGGCCTATCTTGACGGGCGCTGTGGCGGAGTTATCGGCTTTGGCATCAAGGGCGGACTGGAAGCCGGCAAGCGTTTTCTGGAAAAGGTGCAGATGATCATCCACCTGGTGAATATCGGTGACGCCCGCACCGTGGTCAGCCACCCCGCCAGCACCACCCACCGCCAGATGACCACCGAGGAGCGCCGCGCCGCCGGCATCAGCGACGACTACATCCGCCTCTCCATCGGCATCGAAAATGTGGACGACATCATCGCCGATATCGAGCAGGCACTGCAGTAG
- a CDS encoding YajQ family cyclic di-GMP-binding protein translates to MPSFDIVSQVDLQEVDNAINMTSKLVESRYDFRGSKSEITLNKKDKAITILTEDDMKLRAIKDSIISNCIKRSVDPKVFAFDEAEKASGNMIRVHARIQEGIDKETAKKVVKMIKETGLKVQAAIQDEQVRVTAKKIDDLQEIIQVMKNANLDIPLQYVNMRS, encoded by the coding sequence ATGCCATCGTTTGACATTGTCAGCCAGGTTGATCTGCAGGAAGTGGACAACGCCATCAATATGACCAGCAAGCTCGTGGAAAGCCGCTACGACTTCCGGGGCAGCAAGAGCGAAATCACCCTCAACAAGAAGGACAAGGCCATCACCATCCTCACCGAAGATGACATGAAGCTGCGCGCCATCAAGGACTCCATCATCTCCAACTGCATCAAGCGCAGTGTGGACCCCAAGGTCTTTGCCTTCGACGAGGCAGAAAAGGCTTCCGGCAATATGATCCGCGTCCACGCCCGCATTCAGGAGGGCATCGACAAGGAGACGGCCAAAAAAGTGGTCAAGATGATCAAGGAGACCGGCCTGAAGGTGCAGGCGGCCATTCAGGATGAGCAGGTGCGGGTCACCGCCAAGAAGATCGACGACCTGCAGGAGATCATCCAGGTGATGAAAAACGCCAACCTGGACATCCCCCTGCAGTACGTGAACATGCGCAGCTAA
- a CDS encoding nitroreductase family protein: MLQVDSQRCRRDGHCVSVCPVAIIHQDEQGYPCAREDRAGLCIACGHCVAVCPHDALRHEGLPDEGFEVADEGALPTAESLGQLIRQRRSVRVFRDKPVDTAIFEAILAEARFAPTAKNEQYLTWTIWHDSARVRSLATELASWFLAKRRNPLISEALQQGRDPMLRGAPHLVMVSAPREKPWAQVDGTIALTCFELLAKTHGLGVCWAGLLQYVVEADREFAARVDLLPGHRFCGALMLGYPRVACHRIPPRNEARVRMV; this comes from the coding sequence ATGCTGCAGGTCGATTCACAACGATGCCGGCGCGACGGTCACTGCGTCAGTGTCTGCCCGGTGGCCATTATTCACCAGGATGAGCAGGGGTATCCCTGTGCCCGTGAAGATCGCGCGGGGTTGTGCATTGCGTGTGGCCACTGCGTGGCCGTGTGTCCCCACGATGCGCTGCGTCACGAAGGGCTTCCGGATGAGGGGTTTGAAGTTGCCGACGAAGGGGCACTGCCGACGGCAGAGAGTCTCGGCCAGCTGATTCGTCAGCGTCGCTCCGTGCGGGTTTTTCGCGACAAGCCCGTCGATACTGCGATTTTCGAAGCCATTCTGGCGGAGGCGCGCTTTGCTCCCACTGCCAAAAACGAGCAGTATCTCACCTGGACCATCTGGCACGACAGTGCCCGGGTGCGAAGCCTGGCCACGGAGCTGGCCTCCTGGTTTCTGGCCAAACGCAGGAACCCGCTGATCAGCGAAGCACTGCAGCAGGGGCGCGATCCCATGCTGCGCGGCGCTCCCCATCTGGTCATGGTGAGTGCTCCCCGCGAGAAGCCCTGGGCTCAGGTGGACGGCACCATTGCCCTGACCTGTTTTGAACTGCTGGCCAAAACCCATGGGCTGGGCGTGTGCTGGGCCGGTTTGCTGCAGTATGTGGTTGAGGCCGACAGGGAGTTCGCGGCCCGTGTGGACCTGCTGCCGGGGCACCGTTTCTGCGGAGCCCTGATGCTTGGCTATCCGCGCGTGGCCTGTCATCGCATCCCTCCCCGCAACGAGGCCCGGGTCAGGATGGTGTGA
- a CDS encoding sulfite exporter TauE/SafE family protein, protein MDALSLEAILWVLSAVALAAFIHGALGIGFPMVVTPLIALVTDVQTAIIVTLVPNIVVNVMSIYRGGQWAQSIGRYWPLALFMLTGSVLGTIILVNSDPNPFRLILAFALFFYLYTTLRSTRISFQFLHRHPRSSTVGTGFVAGLLGGTVNVSGPILLIYLLELSLPPLAMVQILNLCFLVGKISQTITFASLGQISIELMLFSLPLLALSVACLLFGMRLRDRLPVATYKRWLHWLLAVVACLLVVQFFLQQLA, encoded by the coding sequence ATGGACGCTCTCTCACTGGAAGCCATACTCTGGGTTCTTTCGGCAGTCGCCCTGGCGGCATTTATCCACGGCGCGCTGGGGATCGGATTTCCCATGGTGGTAACCCCGCTGATTGCCCTGGTGACAGACGTGCAGACAGCGATTATCGTCACCCTGGTTCCCAATATCGTCGTCAATGTGATGAGCATCTACCGGGGCGGACAGTGGGCCCAGAGCATCGGCCGTTACTGGCCCCTGGCCCTGTTCATGCTGACCGGCAGCGTCCTGGGAACCATTATCCTGGTGAATTCCGACCCCAACCCCTTTCGCCTGATCCTGGCTTTTGCGCTGTTTTTCTACCTGTACACCACCCTGCGCTCCACCCGCATCTCATTCCAGTTCCTGCACAGGCACCCCCGCTCCAGCACTGTGGGAACCGGTTTTGTGGCTGGCCTGCTGGGGGGAACTGTCAATGTCAGCGGCCCCATTCTGCTGATCTACCTGCTGGAGCTGAGCCTGCCCCCCCTGGCCATGGTGCAGATCCTCAACCTGTGCTTTCTGGTGGGCAAAATATCCCAGACCATCACCTTTGCCTCCCTCGGACAGATCAGCATTGAGCTGATGCTCTTCTCCCTGCCGCTGCTGGCCCTTTCCGTGGCCTGTCTGCTCTTTGGCATGCGCTTACGGGATCGACTGCCCGTGGCCACCTATAAACGCTGGCTGCACTGGCTGCTGGCCGTGGTAGCCTGCCTGCTGGTGGTGCAGTTCTTTCTGCAGCAGCTGGCGTAG
- a CDS encoding sucrose synthase: MQRQAIPATIEQVKGNLFLFFRRILEMEKPLVLCTEVQKAYTEFAPCLEQPCAKMEVLIGSIQEVIVYAPQLYCALRVDIGKWLYVAFDLDSLQYTVVRKSVFLSFKEQLVGRAARGEWRLRLDVEPFNQDFPKVQDARDIGNGIEYLNRHLIDFFADRESELEHLLEFLTLHRYNGMPLMVSPRIKDVAALRQSVEQALEKLRQWEPQTLYDDIAHELQALGFERGWGRSVERIRTTMGLLQDILRKPDSPATIEHFLSQVPMIFRVLIVSPHGFFGQSKVLGYPDTGGQVVYILDQVRALEARMRANVHEQGIDIEPEIVVLTRLIPEAQGTTCDQREEQIWGTHNARILRVPFRDDHGEVIPHWISRFHIWPHLERFAFDAITEIRGAMGGRPDLIIGNYSDGNLVATLISQTLKVTQCTIAHALEKSKYLYSDLYWEDNEEDYHFSIQYTADLIGMNSADFIISSTYQEIAGSPTGIGQYESYKTFTLPGLYQVVNGIDVYDTKFNIISPGANEEVFFPYTRSERRLHALHPEIEALICGEPDSVSRGRLLDPAKPIIFSIARLDRVKNLTGLARWFAASDEMRQHANLVLIAGHVDKANSRDEEERAQIDIMHGIFDQYALDGSARWLGIQLEKQMTGELYRYIADGRGIFVQPALFEAFGLTVIEAMTTGLPVFATTFGGPLEIIRHGESGFHIDPTDDEASTAVIVDFLRESARNPASWDAISRSAIARVEEKYNWPHYVERLMTLAKVYGFWKHMTKKDREEIRRYIEMFYGLMYRPLVQRFMTGPGQQ, encoded by the coding sequence ATGCAGCGACAGGCGATTCCGGCAACCATTGAACAGGTGAAGGGCAACCTCTTTCTCTTTTTCCGCAGGATACTGGAGATGGAAAAACCGTTGGTGCTGTGCACCGAAGTGCAGAAGGCCTACACAGAGTTTGCCCCCTGCCTGGAGCAGCCCTGTGCGAAAATGGAAGTGCTGATCGGCTCTATCCAGGAGGTGATTGTCTACGCGCCCCAGCTTTACTGCGCCCTGCGCGTGGATATCGGCAAGTGGCTCTATGTGGCCTTTGATCTGGATTCGCTCCAGTACACGGTGGTGCGCAAAAGTGTCTTTCTGAGCTTCAAGGAACAGCTGGTGGGACGCGCCGCCCGGGGGGAGTGGCGCCTGCGCCTCGATGTGGAGCCCTTCAATCAGGATTTTCCCAAGGTGCAGGACGCCAGGGATATCGGCAATGGCATCGAGTATCTCAACCGCCACCTGATTGATTTCTTCGCCGATCGCGAGAGCGAGCTGGAGCACCTGCTGGAGTTCCTGACCCTCCACCGCTACAATGGCATGCCGCTCATGGTCAGCCCGCGCATCAAGGACGTGGCTGCTTTGCGTCAGTCGGTGGAGCAGGCCCTGGAAAAACTTCGCCAGTGGGAACCGCAGACCCTTTACGACGATATCGCCCATGAACTGCAGGCCCTGGGATTTGAGCGCGGCTGGGGGCGCAGTGTGGAGAGGATCCGCACCACCATGGGACTTCTGCAGGATATCCTCAGAAAGCCCGACAGCCCCGCCACGATAGAGCACTTCCTCAGCCAGGTGCCCATGATCTTCCGGGTACTGATCGTCTCGCCCCACGGCTTTTTCGGCCAGTCAAAGGTGCTGGGTTACCCCGACACCGGCGGCCAGGTTGTCTATATCCTCGACCAGGTGCGCGCCCTGGAAGCCAGAATGCGGGCCAATGTCCATGAGCAGGGCATTGATATCGAGCCGGAGATCGTGGTGCTGACCCGTCTGATTCCCGAAGCCCAGGGAACCACCTGTGATCAGCGCGAAGAGCAGATCTGGGGCACCCACAACGCCAGGATTCTGCGGGTGCCCTTCCGGGACGACCATGGCGAAGTGATTCCCCACTGGATCTCCCGTTTCCATATCTGGCCCCATCTGGAGCGCTTCGCCTTTGATGCCATCACCGAAATCCGGGGCGCCATGGGTGGACGGCCCGACCTCATCATCGGCAACTACTCCGATGGCAACCTGGTGGCCACCCTGATCTCCCAGACCCTGAAGGTCACCCAGTGCACCATCGCCCACGCCCTGGAAAAGTCCAAGTACCTCTACAGCGACCTCTACTGGGAGGACAACGAAGAGGACTACCACTTCTCCATCCAGTACACCGCCGACCTCATCGGCATGAATTCCGCCGACTTCATTATCTCCAGCACCTATCAGGAGATCGCCGGCAGCCCCACTGGCATCGGCCAGTACGAAAGCTACAAGACCTTCACCCTGCCGGGCCTCTATCAGGTAGTCAACGGCATCGACGTCTATGACACCAAGTTCAATATCATCTCTCCCGGCGCCAATGAGGAGGTCTTTTTCCCCTACACCCGGAGTGAACGGCGCCTGCACGCCCTGCACCCGGAGATTGAAGCCCTGATCTGTGGAGAACCGGATTCGGTCAGTCGCGGCAGGCTGCTGGACCCCGCAAAGCCCATTATCTTCAGCATCGCCCGCCTGGATCGGGTCAAGAACCTGACCGGCCTGGCCCGCTGGTTTGCCGCCAGTGACGAGATGCGCCAGCATGCCAACCTGGTGCTCATCGCCGGCCATGTGGACAAAGCCAACTCCAGGGATGAAGAGGAGCGCGCCCAGATTGATATCATGCACGGCATTTTTGACCAGTACGCCCTGGATGGCAGCGCCCGCTGGCTCGGCATCCAGCTGGAAAAGCAGATGACCGGCGAGCTCTACCGCTATATTGCCGACGGACGGGGCATCTTTGTGCAGCCCGCCCTCTTTGAAGCCTTCGGTCTGACCGTCATCGAAGCCATGACCACCGGCCTGCCCGTCTTTGCCACCACCTTCGGCGGCCCGCTGGAAATCATTCGCCACGGCGAGTCGGGCTTCCACATCGACCCCACCGATGACGAAGCCAGCACCGCCGTCATTGTCGACTTTCTGCGGGAGTCGGCCCGCAATCCCGCCAGCTGGGACGCCATATCGCGCAGTGCCATCGCCAGGGTGGAGGAAAAGTACAACTGGCCCCACTACGTTGAGCGTCTGATGACCCTGGCCAAGGTGTACGGCTTCTGGAAACACATGACCAAAAAAGACCGCGAGGAGATTCGCCGCTATATTGAAATGTTCTATGGATTGATGTACCGCCCGCTGGTGCAGCGGTTTATGACAGGCCCCGGCCAGCAGTGA
- a CDS encoding HAD-IIB family hydrolase yields MESKYYIVLISIHGLIRGRDLELGRDADTGGQSLYVVELAKALSRHPDVGRVDLLTRQVFDQKVDESYRVPEEQIDAKSFIVRLPCGPRRYLRKEVLWPYLDQFTDQAIRHIRRAGRIPHIIHGHYADAGYVGAGLASLLEVPFVFTGHSLGREKLRKLLEKGLSEEDIQERYNIRNRIEAEEFALGVASMVVGSTRQEITTQYRQYENFHPHKKVVIPPGVDIERFHPEPAAADSRVRLLLEPFLRSHAKPMILALCRPDERKNIASLIHAYAQHPRLRELANLVLVIGNREDIRELDTGSRKVLSHMLLLIDRYDLYGHVAYPKHHGSDDVPALYRLAAASGGVFVNVALTEPFGLTLIEAAASGVPIVATDDGGPQDIVGNCHNGLLVDPLNTGQIADCLLDILEDGSRWQEYSRSGMEKVRQHYTWHSHVDTYLNHIRAMTHLEDPHTYELKPMQKFSIMDRLLICDIDNTLTGDLAALQALVEKIKRNNRRVGFGVATGRHIDSARAVLQEWGVPTPDVFITAVGSEIHYGHSGRPEHSWSRHIDYRWNPTRIRQVLEEVPGIRLQADSEQRQFKISYLLDPTRAPSLKEINRLLRKANVTVNVVFSHNEFLDILPVRASKGHAVRYIALKWGMPLENILVAGDSGNDEGMLRGGARAVVVGNYSQELEKLKGHENIYFANTNFAAGVIDGIRYYDFFQEEDDAATGDSGNH; encoded by the coding sequence ATGGAGTCAAAATACTATATCGTTCTCATCAGTATTCATGGTCTGATTCGCGGCAGGGATCTGGAGCTTGGCCGGGATGCCGACACTGGCGGGCAGAGCCTGTATGTGGTGGAACTGGCCAAAGCGCTCTCCCGTCACCCCGACGTGGGCCGGGTTGATCTGCTGACGCGTCAGGTTTTCGACCAGAAAGTGGACGAGTCCTACCGCGTTCCCGAAGAGCAGATCGACGCCAAGTCCTTTATCGTGCGCCTGCCCTGCGGGCCCCGCCGCTATCTGCGCAAGGAGGTGCTGTGGCCTTATCTGGATCAGTTCACCGATCAGGCCATTCGCCATATCCGCCGCGCGGGCCGCATTCCCCATATCATTCACGGCCACTATGCCGATGCCGGCTATGTGGGGGCGGGGCTGGCGTCACTGCTGGAGGTACCCTTTGTCTTTACCGGTCACTCCCTGGGGCGGGAGAAGCTGCGCAAGTTGCTGGAGAAGGGGCTCAGTGAGGAGGATATCCAGGAGCGCTACAATATCCGCAACCGCATTGAAGCCGAGGAATTCGCTTTGGGAGTGGCTTCCATGGTGGTGGGCAGCACCCGCCAGGAGATAACCACCCAGTACCGGCAGTACGAGAACTTTCATCCCCACAAGAAGGTGGTGATTCCACCGGGGGTCGATATCGAGCGCTTTCATCCTGAGCCCGCCGCTGCCGACAGCCGGGTGCGGCTTTTGCTGGAACCCTTTCTGCGCAGCCACGCCAAGCCTATGATCCTGGCTCTGTGCCGGCCCGACGAGCGCAAGAATATCGCCTCCCTCATTCACGCCTACGCTCAGCACCCTCGCCTGCGGGAACTGGCCAACCTGGTGCTGGTCATCGGGAACCGCGAAGATATCCGTGAGCTGGATACGGGGTCGCGCAAGGTGCTCTCCCACATGCTCCTGCTGATCGATCGCTACGATCTCTACGGCCATGTGGCCTACCCCAAACACCATGGCAGCGATGATGTTCCGGCCCTCTATCGCCTGGCGGCAGCTTCCGGTGGCGTCTTTGTCAATGTGGCTCTGACGGAACCCTTTGGCCTGACTCTCATCGAAGCGGCGGCCAGTGGCGTTCCCATTGTGGCCACCGATGATGGCGGGCCCCAGGATATTGTGGGCAACTGCCACAATGGCCTGCTGGTGGATCCGCTTAATACCGGGCAGATTGCCGACTGCCTGCTGGATATTCTGGAAGATGGCAGCCGCTGGCAGGAGTATTCCCGCAGTGGTATGGAAAAGGTGCGCCAGCACTATACCTGGCACAGCCATGTGGATACCTACCTCAACCATATCCGGGCCATGACCCACCTGGAAGATCCTCACACCTACGAACTGAAGCCCATGCAGAAATTTTCCATCATGGATCGTCTGCTGATCTGCGATATCGACAATACTCTCACCGGTGACCTGGCGGCCCTGCAGGCGCTGGTGGAGAAAATCAAGCGCAACAACCGGCGCGTGGGCTTCGGTGTGGCCACGGGGCGCCATATCGACAGCGCACGGGCGGTGCTGCAGGAGTGGGGCGTTCCCACCCCCGATGTTTTCATTACCGCCGTGGGCAGTGAAATTCACTACGGACACAGCGGCAGGCCCGAACACTCCTGGAGCCGCCATATCGATTATCGCTGGAACCCCACCCGTATCCGCCAGGTGCTTGAAGAGGTTCCCGGCATTCGCCTGCAGGCCGACAGCGAGCAGCGCCAGTTCAAGATCAGCTATCTGCTGGACCCGACCCGGGCTCCCAGTTTGAAGGAGATCAACCGCCTGCTGCGCAAGGCCAATGTGACCGTCAATGTGGTCTTTTCCCACAACGAATTCCTGGACATCCTGCCCGTGCGGGCCTCCAAAGGGCACGCCGTGCGCTATATCGCCCTGAAGTGGGGCATGCCCCTGGAGAATATCCTGGTGGCCGGTGACTCGGGTAATGACGAAGGCATGCTGCGGGGCGGAGCGCGGGCTGTCGTCGTGGGCAACTACAGCCAGGAACTGGAAAAACTCAAAGGGCACGAGAATATCTATTTCGCCAACACCAACTTCGCGGCGGGTGTCATTGACGGCATCCGCTACTACGACTTTTTTCAGGAGGAAGACGATGCAGCGACAGGCGATTCCGGCAACCATTGA
- a CDS encoding PfkB family carbohydrate kinase, protein MHTLSCDTVVFGEVLFDVFPGGRAALGGAPFNVAWHLRGLGAEPLFVSRVGRDPYGAQIMQAMQRQKMLTEALQQDDHLPTGTVDVKLREGIPSYTIASPCAYDAIEPPPVFSPAPHALLYHGTLALRHSRSRQSLLQLQQTSSLPSFIDLNLRSPHYDAATVRACLEQATWLKLNTEELLEVTRLLGMTSLITGFDDAGELFRAFPLQGIVLTCGGEGAFVLLRCGERHFCPAVPVSHMEDTVGAGDAFSAVAMLGIMRQWPMETLLHRAATFAASICAVQGALPADHRLYRQTLQQWNGA, encoded by the coding sequence GTGCATACACTTTCCTGTGATACTGTGGTTTTCGGCGAGGTGCTCTTCGATGTGTTTCCCGGCGGCAGAGCGGCGCTGGGGGGAGCCCCTTTTAACGTGGCCTGGCATCTGCGCGGTCTTGGGGCTGAACCGCTCTTCGTCAGCCGCGTGGGTCGCGACCCCTACGGCGCGCAGATCATGCAGGCCATGCAGCGCCAGAAGATGCTGACCGAGGCGCTGCAGCAGGATGACCACCTGCCCACCGGAACCGTTGATGTCAAGCTGCGGGAGGGCATTCCCTCCTATACCATCGCCTCTCCATGCGCCTACGACGCCATTGAACCGCCACCCGTCTTTTCCCCAGCTCCCCACGCCCTGCTCTATCACGGCACCCTGGCTCTGCGCCACAGCCGCTCTCGTCAGTCCCTGCTGCAGCTGCAGCAGACCTCCTCCCTGCCCTCTTTTATCGACCTGAATCTGCGCTCACCCCACTATGATGCCGCTACGGTTCGCGCCTGCCTGGAGCAGGCCACCTGGCTCAAACTCAATACGGAAGAGCTGCTGGAAGTGACCCGTCTGCTTGGCATGACATCGCTCATCACCGGTTTTGATGATGCCGGAGAGCTTTTCCGGGCCTTCCCCCTTCAGGGCATTGTGCTGACCTGTGGCGGGGAGGGGGCTTTTGTGCTGCTGCGCTGTGGCGAAAGGCACTTTTGCCCGGCAGTGCCCGTGTCGCATATGGAGGATACGGTGGGTGCCGGCGATGCCTTCAGCGCCGTTGCCATGCTGGGAATCATGCGGCAGTGGCCCATGGAGACGCTGCTGCACCGGGCCGCGACCTTTGCGGCGTCCATCTGCGCTGTTCAGGGGGCTCTTCCCGCCGACCATCGCCTGTATCGCCAAACCCTGCAACAATGGAATGGAGCCTAG